DNA from Macrobrachium rosenbergii isolate ZJJX-2024 chromosome 21, ASM4041242v1, whole genome shotgun sequence:
CTCCTAGGCTGAGAATTACAGATTGCTACAAGAGTTTAAAACAGTGGCCAAAACAAATTTAACCACTTCAAGACTTTATTAATAGTTTAAAAACAGCATTTCATAATGTTATTAATTTAGAAAACAGgttacaaaatcattttattcatCACACTGTATTTACAAGACAGGAGACTCCTAACTTAAATTATCTGTTACATCAAATGCCATTCACACTACAAATAAATACCAAGAGTTAAATAACTCCATTCACTTCCAACAAAATCAGTGTACATTCAGCCTTGAAATGTTCCTTAACTATCAAAAATCTTTAATAGTCTGCTATTTGTGTGGAGAACTCGTACAAAACATTTGACTAGAGTTCATAGTGTATTATTGAAGTTGCTGGGACTATTATAACCCATGAAAGACATTTGCAACGACTGTACAACTGAAGGGCTTTCACAATTTACACAAGCTTTTCCTGTACCAAGGTTTGCCTAATATGAAAGAGTTGGTAAATGGCACTTTACGAGTTagaattttttacacattttctgcAGCCTTTCAATCTGCATACAGGTTCTTTGTCAAGCCCAAGATGGAAACATCTTCAGTCTACGCTATGTTCAACCTTGAGAAAAGAGCCACTTCATCCCAGTCGAACTAGTCGAATGTTACACTTGCAAGAGTAAACAGTATTTTATTAACCTTACCCTTGAGCAAATCTTAATGATTTTACAACACTTCTTAATTTGATACTTAATTCACTACATTTCGGTACAACAGTACTATCTCAAACAATTAAGGCAGTGTGGGGTGGAGCACTTACATAATCCAGAGTATATGCCATTTAAAAATCTGGAAGCTATTACTAGTTTTGTCAcattaaaaacttacattaaaattcTATACAAGATTAAAATTCTATACAAGAGTCTACAAAGACAATCGGCTTCGATCCATTATAAAAGTATGTTAAATACCGTTGGGTcaagttaaattttaaatttacactAATATATTACAAGGTTTTCAGTTCCCCTCAGTCTGAACACAGATTTCCATTAGTTCCACGCTTTGTCTTCTAATATTGGCGACTAAAACTTAAGAACTTCAGCCAAGTGTCCAACCTAACCACATACTGATCTCTATGCAAATAAACATCGCTCCTCCCATTACTCCTATTTATGCTCTGCAGATTCCAGAGTTCTTTAATTCATATGAAGCTCTCTCAGTAAAATGTACTTATATGAATTCACGCGCTAGCCTGCAAATATTTGACAGCAATGCTCACATACTCTACATACCAAACTCTTATTCTGCAGTCTTGTCTACAAACTGAAATAATCTTAACATTAAACAAATTCAGTCTATGTCAAGCTTCCTGAAGTTCTTTTGAATGGTTTCAAAagctttatcaattttctttgttttcttcttctcctcctctatGGCCATTTGGTCCATCATTAGCAGTCGCGACCTCACTGCCACTAGTTCCTTCTTGTACATTTCTGAAAGTATGAAAGGGTTAATATACTATCATGTGGCAAGTTCAGAGGAAAGTTCAGATTAGGTTGGACCAAAACACCAATCACTAAAATAATATCGAGTGTAACTTGTTAAGATTCTTTGGAATAATAAATTCACACAAAACGGTCAAAAGAGCATGCATATCTCGCACcgataaacattaaaaatggcTTTCCTAAAGCCGTAGGTTTCACTTCCTTCAAAACTTAGGAACTAAACTGTACCACTTTGCAGTAGAGAACAAGGCACTTTAAGGCTAGGTTACTGTGGCTTTTGAATCTTAAAAGGAACACCGAATGCTAGACTAGAGCAATTATCTAAACCACCACAACATTCATGACGGAAAAAAGTAAAGTTGAAAAGAGTTAGAATGTGGTATCAAATGTTCACACCACTGAACCTTCAGTTATCCCACTGGAGGCTTAATACTTTTTAATTACTGtagttttgtttctgtatttaagTTTATTATGCCATCTACCATGGAAGAAAAACTAACAACTGTCCTCCCTGATTAGGTATTGTTTAcagaaatactataaaaaagtAGCTTACTGATCATTTCTGCCATTGGCACAGTTCCTCCATACTCTTTGGGCAAGATATGCGTTGGCACTTTCTTCTTAAGCTTAGTCTCGTCACTATGAACCTGCAAGAAAATTTCAGCAAGATTTTCAACTCTCCGAAATAaagattgatatatatttatataggtcaTTATAATATGGAGAACTTATATTAACACAAAAACCCATGGAGAAGATGAACAGTACAAAACCATAGAATATCTTCAAACACGGCCAATTTAGTTGATTTACTCTTTAATACTAATCATTGGCAAGTAGTTTCTGATAACATTAACAGCCACAATTTCACTGAGAACACCAAGCAGTCGTTCACAATTACCTGGAATCTGCTTTTGATCTTGTCTGAAAGGAGAGTTTTGGAGAACTCAAAAATTGCGTAGAGAGCAGTAGGCAAATTGACAAAATGGATTTCCTTGTGTCTGGCTGGAATGGTTTTCTGAAAGAAAGTAACTAGTTAaaactagaatgaagtttatagGGATAGTAGTTTTTTTAATGGAACGTTATAGCTTCTGCAGCTCTTGTTTGATACTGTGCCTGGCAGCAAACTATCTTCCTAAGCAAAGTTTGAAGCTAAGGAAGCTACTACAAGTGATACTTTCAAAAGTAAATCGTATTGCAGATAACAAAGAACTGCATACTTATTATTAGTTAAGACTACAAAACTACTAGATTAAACTTCAGTATTTTCAAGTTTCATAAATTCAGTTTCGTGTTCCTTGCAAATAGTTTCATTGTACCGAAACTACCCAACACTTCCATTCGCACTTGCCTATGTCAAAAACCGCTATCATCTGGTTTAAGCACAAATTTTTTCAAAGCTCACTACCAGGTCAAAAACCCACCCACTGTGATAGCTAATCTTAAACTAGGCAAGATTCCCAAATTGAATGTTACCACAGAACAAAGTAACAAACTCAGGTGTTACCCCAGATACACACCTCACAGCACTGGAAAGCTTTGGAGACTTCAGCTGGAGTCCATAGGCATATCAAGTTCAAGCCAACGTCCCTCTCGTCGAATATATAAGTGAATCCCCTCACCTGATTCTCTTCGTCTTCCAACAAGGATTCAAGCCCAATCATGGTTGCTCTAACCTGATCTGCTGTCGTATGCCTGTTAGGATCCATTttgcctgggagagagagagaatggttttatAAGAATTATTCGACAAAGTATGTAGGAAGGCTTGAAGTGCAGGGGTTATTGTACACAAGTGTCAAGACATAACTAGTACAGAATCGCATATTAGTCCAtggcttttatgtatgtatgtatgaacttaAACAATATCTGTCTTCTGCTTACAACATAGTTTTTCTTTGGCGAGAATGTTTAAGACAATATCTGTCTTCTGCTTACAACAGTTATTCTTTGGCGAGAATGTTAAGATTTAAATTAGTTTATTTCTACACAAGCATCTGTACCCGTAACTATACAAAGATCTTTTGTCAAATACACTTGCAAGCATTTGCACTAAGTCAACTCACTAAGAAGATATTCCTAAACTGCTTAAAAATAACCAATGCCTTCAGTTAGACCACAGTCTATACACAATCAGCTCAGATAGTTATTGCATAGCATATTTGTTTAAACTGTTTTATTGTTCATCTAGTAAGAATAATTGTCACATCTTACTatttatacaaaactaaaataatttcaattaaaatcCTACTTTCACACAAAAAGTATCGAGTAATGCAAAGTTACCCTTGTGGCTCCTTGCTCTTTTACAAATATGCAGCTAATATTTAGCTGTGATTAATGTGACTAAAGGTTTTAAAAGCTATATTAATCTACCCCCTTGAAGACTGCCTGATCACTTATACACAGTGCGAATGCTTCGAGATAATTTACCGCTCACGATCATCAGTTCCCTTTAAATCTTACTTGCAACACTGAAGAACACTCTGCGCCCAGATTCGTCCCTTTCCGGAAGGGCGAAGAAATATCCCTGATCGATGAGGTCCTCTAACATCCTGTCACAGATGTCCAAACGTGAAAACCAGTTTGAATGCTCCTGGCGGATGCGCAGGTATTTCTCCAGGCACTCCTTGGATTCCTTCATGCGGAATTTCTTCAGACGAAGAAACCGGAGAAGGAAGTTCGCGTCTGGAAGAGAAATTGAGGAGTTTCATGCTAGGTTTTAGATAAAACTTACTACGGCTGTGACAAATTAAATGCTACGGTTAAGATTAATACAGAAACAAGATTAGATTAAATTATGGAGTGAAATCCAAATTAACCCTACTACTAATAGAGCTTTAAGAAAACTTTGAAATTACTTTCAATATACAAAAGAGATTTTCAAGCATCCAGATTTTGCAACAAGTTATGGCACGTTAacttaaatctaaaaataaattttatattcaaccaCCGTTTAGAGTAAAGTGAGTAGTTTCTAAATTTAATACTGAACCAGACACTTGTGCATTCCACTTAAAATAAAACCCAAGGTCAGTGATTAAAAGACACTATCTAAATTCAGTGACAACATAAAACTAAGACTGAAAAAGGGGAATCAACTTAAGACACGCTTAGCAAACAATTGCTTTGCATAAGTTACCGAGGCTAATGCAGAACCAAATTAAAACTGGTGCTGCTTCCTAGTACTGGTTTTTCGTCAGCCTTTGACCCCGGTCCCTCCCCAAAAGCATTTAGGAACGTGAATTTACAGTTTTTGACCACTTTAAAATCGGTCAAGTGCCAGCTAACCTTCAATTTGGGGCCAAACATTTCTTGCCAGTTTAATTTCTTGAAACAATAGAACTTCCTTCAGAAGTTCCGTACTGTTCAAACttaatttcctttaattataAATTAGCCCCTTCCATTTACTGATACAGAATGGCAGCCAAAGAACTAATATTTAGTTTATTATACTTAAATCTAACACGTAAACCAAGATAactttaaataactttaaattactTTGTTGCTTCGTGgtctaaaaataatttacttaactATTTTCTACTACCGGAACCTGAACAACCTCCTCTTACCAAGCCTGCATTTTGTGATGGCTGGGTTTCTCCGGATGTAGTCCCTCATTTGCTGAAGGCCATTTGTCCTGGACACTTCATCCTCGCATAGATCTTTAGCAGCCAGTTTCAAGACAGGCGGGGGAAGGGTACATACGTAGTCATCTTCTCCCAGTACTGTAGACAAGTCATCGCAAGCTCCGTATGGGCTACCCATTGCGTCTGTGGAAAAAGTAGTATTCATTAGTGGTAATATGAATTGCGACAGCCCCAATGTATGGACAAAGCCTATAAAAATGTCAATACCgacaaaaattttcctttaagaAAAACACGTTATATAGGATTGTAGTTACCTTACGACAAGGGGAATGAGCTTTGCAACCAATACCTCCAACAAGCTCCAAACAAAAGATTTCTGGAATCCTATCAAGTTTCATTAAGACTTAAGCCTATTGCCTTTGGAGAGATTGTCAGCAAAGCTTTACCAAACTAAcggaaaatttaaatatcaaacaATGTATAAGGTTTGATGCACAATTAACAGCCTGAAGTTATGGCAAGACTAAATTAGATGCCTTTAGACAAACagattaatacaaaatattaaattggtTTTCATAAATAagtatttcagtaatttacatTTCAGGCTGAATAGTAACCAAACCGTGTTGATAGCATTTTAGTAATGCTCAATacacctttattttttacttttactgaaagCAGAACCAGCAAAGGCTGCAGACAAAACTCTGAACAGGGCAAAGCGAGGCACAAGTGAAAGtgcagggggatagtgccgtcagtgcacctcgtgcggcgCACTGTGCGCATTATTTAgggttcattgcagcgtgccttcggcccctggctgcaaccccttttgttccttttactgtacctcctttcatattctcttttccatcttactttccaccctctcctaacgattgattcacagtgcaactgcaaggttttcctcttgttacacctttcaaaacttttactgtcaatttccgtttcagcgctgaatgacaggtcccagtgcttggcctctggcctaaattctgtattcaattcaacaaGTGAAAGTGCAGATAATTTCTCTGAAACATACATCACCCTGCCTATACAATAGCTGAAGTACTCTTTAAATTTCTAAGAGCATTATCAGTTAagtacccccttccc
Protein-coding regions in this window:
- the LOC136849726 gene encoding clavesin-1 isoform X2, translating into MGSPYGACDDLSTVLGEDDYVCTLPPPVLKLAAKDLCEDEVSRTNGLQQMRDYIRRNPAITKCRLDANFLLRFLRLKKFRMKESKECLEKYLRIRQEHSNWFSRLDICDRMLEDLIDQGYFFALPERDESGRRVFFSVASKMDPNRHTTADQVRATMIGLESLLEDEENQVRGFTYIFDERDVGLNLICLWTPAEVSKAFQCCEKTIPARHKEIHFVNLPTALYAIFEFSKTLLSDKIKSRFQVHSDETKLKKKVPTHILPKEYGGTVPMAEMIKMYKKELVAVRSRLLMMDQMAIEEEKKKTKKIDKAFETIQKNFRKLDID
- the LOC136849726 gene encoding clavesin-2 isoform X1; the protein is MYCVYDAMGSPYGACDDLSTVLGEDDYVCTLPPPVLKLAAKDLCEDEVSRTNGLQQMRDYIRRNPAITKCRLDANFLLRFLRLKKFRMKESKECLEKYLRIRQEHSNWFSRLDICDRMLEDLIDQGYFFALPERDESGRRVFFSVASKMDPNRHTTADQVRATMIGLESLLEDEENQVRGFTYIFDERDVGLNLICLWTPAEVSKAFQCCEKTIPARHKEIHFVNLPTALYAIFEFSKTLLSDKIKSRFQVHSDETKLKKKVPTHILPKEYGGTVPMAEMIKMYKKELVAVRSRLLMMDQMAIEEEKKKTKKIDKAFETIQKNFRKLDID